Proteins from one Limanda limanda chromosome 9, fLimLim1.1, whole genome shotgun sequence genomic window:
- the erich3 gene encoding glutamate-rich protein 3: MSHLSHLSPGLLSAYNSLTDKHLAGYFSNTRIRRHLQRAGLITRSGRIVPDKEYRHKLSQRAHQRHVRECLAQAIFYKVLEMERLHQIEIKRKLEEFASRERVHKIKVERSRRYEDDIIPVLSPHPPPGVRGFRKQHSGPEGEHSESSDSLGSSRPNTAPGKMQRPMRLKPIHSNGTTASLRLGSPYRLQESSNENDLLFNCTMTKESRRRLTTMETSNEISPYRLPVINNFVVTPVPPATKRKERGLKFTPSGGTLRGRRLRPTTATSGANVTEDPPMLRSSVHHSRVCVNMVYFGKTVHLSHDLTDMRDDVKVFQQHCGGENLSVYKGKLCEGESFQFLSRRHRGFPFSLTFFLNGLQVERLSSCCEFKHRKGSRLGGRHGHFGFVSVEGGSPCYKCIIAMGLDKKPTPPPKRVKEEGGREESVISPKDAPEMETEMTGEDAASPSDCERGPPQEVECPVKEAHVTVQSRVRDDYEEDFEADDEGPVEEGKEKKSPSPSSDTETQVKEMDASETEDDEKDDDMKSLSGSSCTSSDQEASDDEATQDHRETAEQTAVVDEEETVSPPDEKDEPYPEEAAVTEAESGAAKDPDVRDTAGDSTEIDNSDTSVPLGQELKQSDDVSGEKEEVKTEDEGKQEEQGPERAKSVQEKLVEAILKESQCSSEPELSDTSTEEEEEATDKGHGQKSDEELKCEESVVEAEVVEDQEETSEPKEQEEDRTEKELHENRNSTKDELDKQLDEDHDKPASEEEKLEDRGAALHAVSEGHMTPENTASEPEEGTVAKCNDSEAAQKDVESEEKTAEAEEADESSVSELDRKTDETAASEDAEEEAMTVSEAVEMKAEPSEEREALRCEEALASDTEERQQGDSTAASLTEVTTEDSSSSLEGSADTTVEKTADISEDSVNDEGSQDEVKKEEAELVSKDGNQEDEGLGGEQREKSAETSGEVEKEKSEEESKEAEGEHRGEKEENEKHEEEEGKDEIKTEEMIEDEANVVEDPRTDSNPERQTNEEPADEEDDVAHEEKAEESEKDEASESAENKNSEEESEAKEAVIDKTSEGEEVKETKAERDEEKGEGAEKEERNEEEQMESEKSKDDNEKAEEREEKSAITVEPEKNPDDEKTSSKNTAESEDVNETADGNKTTEHTVESEDAKKENEGASSNSERGEIDGENGEISTGGERDSHNDDELEASKEESNEEKAAECVEDERITEEEPTDGESAEVKEADSGDGARKHDDEVEQDHGIDASGSEARERDDSDKQEETAQKDPEQESKETEITEESQPDHMDTDGEQMKQDENGNKPELSENRDSDLIENIDSKTNEDKAQSSAPTDDGLGGTSHKLDESTATSDKTTCSDQLAAVANGENGEDAEEASKASEEGASVLLKPQAQNEEAPNAEESVAVDKETPEALAAEDSTDLVTNWVNTHQMSKDFETFVEPLEDLREEKSHAQVYSKEETKATELLRVETPPESDAIKDTSEEKEETEVEEFNQMIQTEENDEESSNGQRKRSKESLEEDEDQKGATQTHGDVSKTEVESIAGTHHSAASLKAESVTEKQSEEKTSARDPGKETETEETKYLQAASKTDEDIERPASPGGAKDAEESSGKTEEQSGEVTEITDFTTSKSDDGSQEESQDGGIRPKPSGSSLNGERRDEQLIKDIKRTLSKDRLSLFSVDETLFGSSSYPLLSTARTES, encoded by the exons ATGAGCCACCTTAGCCACCTCAGCCCCGG ACTGCTCTCAGCCTACAACAGTCTGACCGACAAACACCTCGCTGGATACTTCAGCAACACTCGCATCAGAAGACACTTGCAGAGAGCAGGACTG ATCACCAGGAGTGGCCGAATCGTTCCAGACAAAGAGTACAGACACAAGCTGAGCCAGAGAGCCCACCAGAGACATGTTCGGGAATGTCTCGCCCAGGCCATTTTCTACAAGGTGCTGGAGATGGAG CGTCTCCATCAGATCGAGATCAAAAGGAAACTGGAGGAGTTTGCAAGTAGGGAACGAGTGCACAAGATCAAG GTGGAGCGCTCCAGAAGGTATGAAGACGACATCATCCCCGTCCTGTCTCCACACCCACCCCCGGGTGTCAGGGGTTTCCGGAAGCAGCACTCTGGACCCGAGGGGGAGCACTCCGAGTCCTCCGACTCC CTGGGATCGTCTCGACCCAACACGGCTCCAGGGAAGATGCAGAGGCCGATGCGTCTGAAGCCGATCCACAGCAACGGCACCACGGCCTCACTGAGACTTGGCTCCCCTTACAGGCTCCAAGAGTCCTCCAATGAGAACGATCTGCTGTTCAACTGCACT ATGACCAAGGAGTCGCGGAGACGTTTGACTACAATGGAGACCTCCAATGAGATCTCCCCCTACCGCCTCCCTGTCATCAACAACTTTGTTGTTACCCCAGTGCCTCCAGCcacaaagaggaaagagagggggcTCAAGTTTACTCCCAGCGGTGGCACGCTCCGAGGCCGCAGACTGCGCCCCACCACCGCCACCAGTGGTGCTAACGTCACTGAG GACCCCCCCATGCTGAGGAGCTCTGTGCACCacagcagggtgtgtgtgaacatggtgTACTTTGGCAAAACGGTGCATCTCTCCCACGACCTGACCGACATGAGGGACGATGTGAAAGTGTTCCAGCAGCACTGCGGAGGAGAGAACCTGTCTGTGTATAAAGGAAAGCTCTGCGAGGGAG AGTCCTTCCAGTTCCTTTCGAGGCGACACAGAGGCTTCCCCTTCAGTTTGACCTTCTTCCTGAACGGGCTGCAGGTGGAGCGGCTGAGCTCCTGCTGCGAGTTCAAACACAGGAAAGGCTCCAGACTTGGCGGCAGACACGGACACTTTGGCTTTGTCAGCGTAGAGGGGGGCTCTCCCTGCTATAA GTGCATCATAGCGATGGGATTGGACAAAAAACCCACACCACCACCAAAGAGGgtgaaagaggagggaggaagagaggagtcTGTCATCAGCCCGAAGGATGCTCCTGagatggaaacagaaatgaccGGGGAGGATGCTGCCTCCCCGTCCGACTGTGAAAGAGGTCCTCCACAGGAAGTGGAGTGTCCAGTCAAAGAGGCACATGTCACTGTGCAGAGCAGAGTCAGAGATG ATTATGAAGAAGATTTTGAAGCAGACGACGAGGGCCCTGTGgaagaggggaaagaaaagaaatcccCATCTCCATCCAGTGACACTGAGACGCAGGTTAAAGAGATGGATGCATCTGAGACTGAAGACGATGAGAAGGACG ACGACATGAAGTCTCTTTCAGGCTCCAGCTGTACAAGTAGCGACCAGGAGGCGAGTGATGATGAAGCAACACAAGACCACAGAGAGACAGCGGAGCAGACTGCGGTGGTTGATGAAGAAGAAACTGTTTCTCCACCAGACGAGAAAGATGAACCGTATCCAGAAGAAGCAGCTGTGACGGAGGCTGAGTCTGGTGCGGCTAAAGACCCGGACGTACGGGACACTGCGGGGGACAGCACAGAGATCGACAACTCTGACACCAGCGTCCCCTTGGGGCAGGAGCTCAAACAGAGTGATGACGTTTcgggagaaaaggaggaggtgaaaacAGAGGATGAGGGcaaacaggaggagcaggggccGGAGAGGG CTAAATCTGTGCAGGAGAAACTGGTGGAGGCCATTCTGAAGGAGTCTCAGTGCAGCTCTGAGCCCGAACTGAGCGACaccagcacagaggaggaggaggaggccaccGATAAAGGCCACGGACAGAAGAGCGATG AGGAGCTGAAATGTGAAGAAAGTGTTGTTGAAGCTGAAGTTGTTGAAGATCAGGAGGAGACATCTGAGCCaaaagaacaggaggaggataGAACCGAAAAAGAGCTTCATGAAAACAGGAATAGCACCAAAGATGAGCTGGACAAACAACTGGATGAAGATCATGATAAGCCTGCGTCAGAAGAAGAGAAGTTGGAGGACAGGGGTGCAGCTCTCCATGCTGTGTCTGAAGGGCACATGACACCAGAAAACACAGCTTCAGAACCTGAGGAGGGTACAGTAGCGAAATGCAACGATTCTGAAGCTGCACAGAAAGATGTAGAGAGTGAGGAGAAAACTGCAGAAGCAGAGGAGGCGGATGAATCATCGGTATCGGAGCTGGATAGAAAGACTGACGAGACAGCGGCGTCGGAggatgcagaggaagaggcgATGACAGTGAGCGAGGCAGTGGAGATGAAAGCGGAGCCCTCAGAGGAGCGAGAGGCCCTCCGCTGTGAAGAGGCACTTGCGAGCgacacagaggagaggcagCAGGGAGACAGCACGGCAGCATCACTAACAGAAGTCACAACGGAGGATTCGAGCAGCTCGCTGGAGGGGAGCGCAGACACCACAGTGGAAAAAACAGCAGATATTAGTGAAGACAGTGTAAATGACGAGGGCAGTCAAGATGAGGTTAAAAAGGAAGAAGCAGAGCTAGTGAGTAAGGATGGGAATCAGGAAGATGAAGGGTTGggtggagagcagagagaaaaatctGCGGAAACAAGTGGTGAGGTAGAGAAGGAGAAATCTGAGGAGGAAAGTAAGGAAGCAGAAGGTGAACATcgtggagaaaaggaagagaatgaaaaacatgaagaggaagagggcaAAGATGAAATCAAGACAGAAGAAATGATAGAAGATGAGGCAAATGTTGTAGAAGATCCTAGAACTGACTCAAACCCTGAAAGGCAGACAAATGAAGAACCtgctgatgaagaagatgatgttgcACATGAAGAGAAAGCAGAGGAATCAGAAAAAGACGAGGCTAGTGAAAGTGCTGAGAATAAAAATAGCGAGGAAGAATCTGAAGCAAAGGAAGCCGTGATTGATAAAAccagtgaaggtgaagaagTAAAGGAGACAAAGGCAGAGAGGGACGAAGAAAAGGGTGAGGgagcagaaaaagaagagagaaatgagGAAGAACAAATGGAATCTGAAAAGAGTAAAGATGACAATGAGAAagctgaagagagagaagaaaagtcAGCGATTACCGTAGAACCTGagaaaaatcctgatgatgagAAGACCTCTAGCAAAAATACAGCTGAGTCAGAAGACGTCAATGAAACAGCCGATGGAAATAAAACGACTGAACACACGGTGGAGTCAGAAGATGctaagaaagaaaatgaaggaGCGAGTTCCaacagtgagagaggagaaattGATGGTGAAAATGGAGAGATTTCTACTGGAGGGGAAAGAGATAGTCATAATGATGATGAGTTAGAAGCTTCAAAAGAGGAGAGTAATGAGGAGAAAGCAGCCGAGTGTGTTGAAGACGAAAGAATAACAGAGGAGGAACCGACTGACGGTGAAAGTGCGGAGGTTAAAGAAGCAGATTCTGGAGATGGTGCTCGAAAACATGATGACGAGGTTGAGCAGGATCATGGAATCGATGCGTCAGGAAGTGAAGCTCGGGAAAGAGACGACAGTGATAAACAAGAGGAAACTGCTCAAAAAGATCCTGAGCAAGAGAGCAAAGAAACAGAGATAACAGAAGAATCTCAACCAGATCACATGGATACTGATGGAGAGCAAATGAAACAAGACGAAAATGGCAACAAACCTGAACTCAGTGAAAACAGAGATTCAGACTTGATTGAAAATATTGATAGTAAAACCAACGAGGATAAGGCACAATCTTCAGCACCCACAGATGACGGTTTAGGTGGCACAAGTCACAAATTAGACGAGTCCACCGCAACATCTGACAAAACAACATGCTCTGATCAACTTGCTGCTGTCGCCAATGGGGAAAACGGAGAGGACGCGGAGGAGGCGAGCAAGGCCTCAGAGGAAGGAGCAAGTGTGCTCCTCAAACCTCAAGCACAAAACGAGGAGGCTCCTAACGCAGAAGAGAGCGTCGCAGTGGATAAAGAAACTCCAGAGGCCCTGGCAGCAGAAGACAGCACAGATCTGGTCACAAACTGGGTAAACACGCATCAAATGTCAAAGGACTTTGAGACATTTGTGGAACCTTTAGAGGATTTAAGGGAAGAGAAGTCACACGCTCAAGTTTACAGTAAAGAAGAGACGAAAGCTACAGAGCTGCTGAGGGTAGAGACTCCACCTGAG AGCGACGCCATCAAAGATACATccgaggagaaagaggagactGAGGTGGAGGAATTCAACCAGATGATACAGACTGAAGAAAATGATGAAGAGTCTTCAAACGGACAAAGAAAACGAAGCAAGGAATCTctagaggaagacgaggatcAAAAAGGAGCAACACAGACGCACGGTGATGTTTCAAAGACTGAAGTGGAAAGCATTGCCGGTACTCATCATTCTGCTGCCAGTCTCAAAGCTGAGAGTGTCACCGAGAAACAAAGTGAAGAGAAAACTTCTGCTCGTGATCcaggaaaagaaacagaaactgaAGAGACAAAATATCTCCAAGCTGCGTCCAAAACAGACGAGGACATTGAGCGCCCAGCGAGTCCAGGTGGAGCCAAAGATGCCGAGGAATCATCGGggaaaacagaggagcagagtggagAAGTGACGGAAATAACTGATTTTACAACGTCCAAGTCCGACGATGGAAGCCAAGAGGAGTCCCAGGACGGAGGGATCCGGCCCAAACCGTCCGGCAGCAGCCTGAACGGAGAGAGAAGGGACGAGCAGCTGATCAAAGACATCAAACGCACCCTGAGCAAAGACAGACTGAGTTTGTTCTCCGTAGATGAGACGCTGTTTGGGAGCAGTTCGTATCCTTTGCTGAGCACAGCGAGGACGGAGAGTTGA